A region of Streptomyces halobius DNA encodes the following proteins:
- a CDS encoding Mu transposase C-terminal domain-containing protein, with protein MWQTRPHDGLRDPEAPTRAFSPNEKYLTLLESCGYIPVPLSGEDYVELLPERWQAINSYGIRIKRRTYDSPELTPLRRQHSGVAAKKGLWEIHHDPYDISRIWVRDRRRNRWITLFWKHLHRVGVPFGELAWDRACEQVPSGTEEQIADAAAALLRRAHDGPAEEKDRPAKRSRRDRRVAARTRATAADRPIPEAPAGPPHDEEADTHLAEVIPLGLFDPLANPWKRP; from the coding sequence GTGTGGCAGACCAGGCCCCATGACGGACTACGCGATCCGGAGGCACCGACGCGGGCGTTCTCGCCGAACGAGAAGTACCTAACACTGCTTGAGTCCTGCGGCTATATCCCCGTCCCGCTGAGCGGCGAAGACTACGTCGAGCTGCTGCCTGAACGCTGGCAGGCGATCAACTCCTATGGCATCCGGATCAAGCGCCGCACCTATGACAGCCCAGAACTGACCCCATTGCGCCGCCAGCACTCGGGGGTGGCGGCGAAGAAGGGATTGTGGGAGATCCACCACGACCCCTACGACATCTCCCGGATCTGGGTACGCGACCGCCGCCGCAACCGGTGGATCACCCTGTTCTGGAAACACCTTCACCGCGTCGGCGTCCCGTTCGGCGAGCTGGCCTGGGACCGGGCCTGCGAGCAGGTCCCCAGCGGCACCGAGGAACAGATCGCCGATGCCGCCGCTGCCCTGCTTCGGCGAGCCCACGACGGCCCGGCCGAGGAGAAGGACCGCCCGGCCAAGCGGTCCCGGCGGGACCGTCGTGTCGCCGCCCGCACCCGGGCAACCGCCGCTGACCGGCCGATCCCCGAGGCGCCTGCCGGGCCACCGCACGACGAGGAAGCAGACACCCATCTCGCCGAAGTCATCCC
- a CDS encoding glycoside hydrolase family 113 has translation MLTVRGISYLVGEATTDDVRRDMEVIARDLHCTTVMLIGDGKRLIDAARTALESGRGVYIRPHVPELSQPKLLEHLDAVAEAAEELRREHPDRVTLLVGSEFSHTVPGIVPGPRSFLRLKLIVRFHRLLRRRIDRRLHRLLTTAVTTARRRFGGPVTYSAAGWEHVDWSLFDVVGASLYRSGRNHTTYADRLRSLVRDHDKPVVITEFGCGAFTGADQRGAGSFWIVNWFAVPPRIRGDHPRDESVQARYLSELIDQYDAEGVHGCFVFTFAMPDFPHHHDPRLDLDKAGFGVVAVTGDGACSPKEAFHEVARRYGDIAMEE, from the coding sequence ATGCTGACCGTCCGCGGCATCTCCTACCTGGTAGGCGAGGCAACCACCGATGACGTACGGCGGGACATGGAGGTCATCGCCCGGGATCTGCACTGCACCACGGTGATGCTCATCGGGGACGGGAAGCGGTTGATCGATGCCGCCCGCACCGCCCTCGAGTCCGGTCGCGGCGTCTACATCCGGCCCCACGTTCCCGAGCTGTCTCAGCCCAAGCTGCTGGAGCACCTGGACGCCGTCGCCGAGGCGGCCGAAGAACTTCGCCGGGAACACCCGGACCGGGTGACGCTCCTGGTCGGCAGCGAGTTCTCCCACACCGTGCCCGGCATCGTCCCCGGACCTCGCTCGTTCCTGCGCCTGAAGCTCATCGTGCGTTTCCACCGCCTGCTGCGGCGCAGGATCGACCGGCGGCTCCACCGGCTGCTCACCACCGCCGTAACCACCGCGCGGCGCCGCTTCGGCGGGCCGGTCACCTACTCCGCGGCCGGGTGGGAACACGTCGACTGGTCGCTGTTCGACGTGGTCGGCGCCAGCCTCTACCGCTCCGGCCGCAACCACACCACCTACGCAGACCGCCTACGCAGCCTGGTTCGCGACCACGACAAGCCCGTCGTCATCACCGAGTTCGGATGCGGTGCCTTCACCGGAGCCGACCAGCGGGGAGCCGGTTCCTTCTGGATCGTCAACTGGTTCGCCGTACCCCCGCGCATCCGCGGCGACCACCCCCGCGACGAGTCCGTCCAGGCCCGCTACCTCAGTGAACTCATCGACCAGTACGACGCGGAGGGCGTGCACGGCTGCTTCGTATTCACCTTCGCCATGCCCGACTTCCCGCATCACCACGACCCTCGTCTCGACCTCGACAAGGCCGGCTTCGGGGTCGTGGCGGTGACCGGCGACGGTGCATGCAGCCCCAAGGAGGCGTTCCACGAGGTCGCGCGGCGCTACGGCGACATAGCGATGGAGGAATGA
- a CDS encoding TnsA-like heteromeric transposase endonuclease subunit has translation MAVPAGVDLAEPYVELSYVDAVRERRRRPLLDCVTAQFEDVAPVRPFRWSRGERHFAGWYWAATTGQHVGFESWLERDRLLLMDFDPEVMGIASQPFWLHWHDGERERRHAPDYFVRRADGSAVVVDVRADERIEPKDAEAFEVTSLACSQAGWRFERVGVPDAVLLANVRWLSRYRHPRCLNGPVADRLRELFAAPRPLMAGADAAGDRLATLAVLFHLLWLQELTAEAMSTELMGPRTVVSLADGGAQ, from the coding sequence GTGGCTGTACCTGCTGGGGTGGATCTTGCGGAGCCGTACGTCGAGTTGTCGTACGTGGACGCCGTACGGGAGCGTCGCCGGCGTCCGTTGCTGGACTGTGTGACGGCCCAGTTCGAGGACGTCGCTCCGGTGCGGCCGTTTCGCTGGTCACGGGGTGAGCGTCACTTCGCGGGCTGGTACTGGGCGGCCACGACCGGGCAACACGTTGGCTTCGAATCGTGGTTGGAGCGTGACAGGCTCCTGCTGATGGACTTCGATCCTGAGGTGATGGGGATCGCCTCGCAGCCGTTCTGGCTGCACTGGCACGACGGCGAACGGGAGCGTCGACACGCCCCGGACTATTTCGTGCGCCGCGCGGACGGCTCGGCGGTGGTCGTCGATGTTCGTGCGGACGAGCGGATCGAGCCGAAGGACGCCGAAGCGTTCGAGGTGACGAGCCTGGCCTGTTCCCAGGCCGGGTGGAGGTTCGAGCGGGTCGGGGTGCCAGATGCTGTGCTGCTGGCGAATGTCCGGTGGCTGTCGCGCTACCGGCACCCCCGCTGCCTCAACGGCCCGGTCGCGGACCGGCTCCGGGAGCTCTTTGCGGCCCCAAGGCCGTTGATGGCCGGGGCAGATGCGGCAGGCGATCGGCTGGCAACGCTGGCCGTGCTGTTTCACCTTCTCTGGCTCCAGGAACTGACCGCCGAGGCGATGTCGACCGAGCTGATGGGACCACGCACGGTTGTGAGCCTGGCTGATGGAGGTGCCCAGTGA